A window of Apium graveolens cultivar Ventura chromosome 8, ASM990537v1, whole genome shotgun sequence contains these coding sequences:
- the LOC141679142 gene encoding uncharacterized protein LOC141679142 translates to MGSLKVTRTIHLWTSILRKSTCCLRSIATATTPLQKERSKDEDIQKTCKEWRRAAKVVKGSAETVTTVTKHVDEKATQATEAVLNAKEAIVKTAKEIGESSDKIKDKFTGK, encoded by the exons ATGGGAAGCTTAAAAGTAACCAGAACTATACATCTTTGGACATCTATTCTACGAAAGAGTACGTGTTGTCTCAGAAGCATAGCCACTGCTACAACACCTTTGCAAAAA gaaAGAAGCAAAGATGAAGACATCCAGAAGACTTGTAAAGAGTGGCGAAGAGCTGCCAAGGTGGTCAAAGGAAGTGCAGAAACG GTAACAACGGTGACAAAACATGTTGATGAGAAAGCAACACAAGCTACGGAGGCAGTTTTGAATGCGAAAGAGGCAATTGTTAAAACTGCAAAAGAAATTGGCGAGTCGTCCGACAAAATTAAGGACAAATTTACTGGCAAGTAA